Proteins encoded together in one Vicinamibacterales bacterium window:
- a CDS encoding M20/M25/M40 family metallo-hydrolase, producing MRHRLALLALALLAPTAVPAQTPEARVREIIASPSFQHATAFIESDQDRFVRELIALTEIPAPPFKETARAKAFMTMLQQHGLADVEMDGEGNVMGLRRGAGAGTAGLLVVSAHLDTVFPEGTDVRVKREGTRLSAPGVGDDTRGLALLLAIVRALDAGRFRTEYDILFVGNVGEEGEGDLRGIKFLLHKGKYKERIRQMLVIDGNESNVITSGGVGSKRYRVTFKGPGGHSYSAFGLVNPAYAMAGAIARFAAIKVPAAPRTTYSIGVVRGGTSVNSIPFEVSMDVDMRSESCAELKKVDDQFLAVVRDAVAEENAARSTRQGAIHADPKVIGERPCGETPRTAPIVQTAAAAIAAFGLTPRYSFSSTDANIPMSLGIPAITIGRGGPGDRTHSLDEWTDVEPRANVVNVQRALALVLAVAGGR from the coding sequence ATGCGCCACCGGCTCGCCCTGCTCGCCCTTGCCCTGCTCGCCCCCACGGCCGTCCCGGCACAGACGCCCGAGGCACGGGTGCGCGAGATCATCGCGTCCCCGTCGTTCCAGCACGCGACCGCGTTCATCGAATCGGACCAGGACCGGTTCGTCCGCGAGCTGATTGCGTTGACCGAGATCCCGGCGCCGCCGTTCAAGGAAACCGCCCGCGCGAAAGCGTTCATGACCATGCTCCAGCAGCACGGCCTCGCCGACGTCGAGATGGACGGCGAAGGGAACGTCATGGGTCTTCGGCGCGGGGCCGGCGCGGGCACTGCCGGCCTGCTCGTCGTCTCGGCGCATCTCGACACCGTGTTCCCCGAGGGAACGGACGTCAGGGTGAAGCGGGAAGGCACGCGCCTGTCCGCGCCGGGCGTCGGCGACGACACCCGCGGCCTCGCGCTCCTGCTCGCCATCGTCCGCGCCCTCGACGCGGGCAGGTTCCGCACCGAGTACGACATCCTCTTCGTCGGCAACGTCGGCGAGGAAGGGGAGGGGGACCTCCGCGGCATCAAGTTCCTCCTTCACAAAGGCAAGTACAAGGAGCGCATCCGGCAGATGCTCGTCATCGACGGCAACGAGTCGAACGTCATCACGAGCGGCGGGGTCGGCAGCAAGCGGTATCGCGTGACCTTCAAAGGACCCGGCGGGCACAGCTATAGTGCGTTCGGTCTGGTCAACCCCGCCTACGCCATGGCGGGCGCGATCGCGCGCTTCGCGGCGATCAAGGTTCCGGCCGCCCCGCGCACCACCTACAGCATCGGCGTCGTCCGCGGCGGCACGTCGGTCAATTCGATTCCCTTCGAAGTCAGCATGGACGTGGACATGCGGTCCGAATCCTGCGCGGAGCTGAAGAAGGTGGACGACCAGTTCCTCGCCGTCGTGCGCGACGCGGTGGCGGAGGAAAACGCCGCGCGCTCGACCAGGCAGGGGGCGATTCACGCCGATCCGAAGGTGATCGGCGAGCGGCCGTGCGGCGAGACTCCGCGCACCGCGCCGATCGTGCAGACCGCGGCCGCCGCGATTGCGGCATTCGGCCTGACGCCGCGCTATTCCTTCAGCAGCACCGACGCCAACATCCCGATGAGTCTCGGCATCCCGGCAATCACGATCGGCCGCGGCGGCCCCGGCGATCGCACGCACTCCCTCGACGAGTGGACGGACGTCGAACCGCGCGCCAACGTCGTCAACGTGCAGCGCGCGCTCGCGCTCGTCCTCGCGGTGGCGGGCGGGCGGTGA
- a CDS encoding VWA domain-containing protein, producing MKTLLAAGLAAGAAVLLGAQEPRPRPLRSSVELTVVTATVRDAEGRLAPNLPREAFEIFEDGAPVPVAQFTHERVPLGLGLLLDVSDSMFGRKIRDAQDAVERFLLKLLAPADAFFVMAFNHQPRLLFGWKESPDGVHDALARLKPTGSTAIYDAIAASMPFIEHRPRERAALVLITDGEDSASDVSLHDLRPALLRSDAFVYAVAIDSRETQAIANKLNVGALNEITSQSGGRTEVVRSSADLDAATASIADELNNQYVLGYSSPTPGDGKYHSIRVRVKQEGYRVRARNGYVAVRRGVSPR from the coding sequence ATGAAGACGCTGCTCGCGGCGGGACTCGCGGCCGGCGCGGCCGTCCTGCTGGGCGCCCAGGAGCCGCGGCCGCGGCCGCTGCGCTCCAGCGTCGAGCTGACGGTCGTCACCGCCACGGTCCGCGACGCGGAGGGTCGACTGGCGCCGAACCTTCCCCGCGAGGCGTTCGAGATCTTCGAGGACGGCGCGCCGGTGCCGGTCGCGCAGTTCACGCACGAGCGCGTGCCGCTCGGGCTCGGGCTGCTGCTCGACGTCAGCGACAGCATGTTCGGCCGCAAGATCCGCGACGCGCAGGACGCGGTGGAGCGCTTCCTGCTGAAGCTGCTGGCGCCGGCCGACGCGTTCTTCGTGATGGCCTTCAACCATCAGCCGCGCCTGCTGTTCGGCTGGAAGGAATCGCCCGATGGCGTGCACGACGCGCTGGCGCGGCTGAAGCCGACGGGCAGCACCGCGATCTACGACGCGATCGCCGCGTCGATGCCGTTCATCGAGCATCGCCCGCGCGAGCGCGCCGCGCTGGTGCTGATCACCGACGGCGAGGACAGCGCCAGCGACGTCTCGCTGCACGATCTGCGTCCGGCGCTCCTGCGCAGCGACGCCTTCGTCTACGCCGTGGCCATCGACTCGCGCGAGACGCAGGCCATCGCCAACAAGCTCAACGTCGGCGCCCTGAACGAGATCACCAGCCAGAGCGGCGGGCGCACCGAAGTGGTCCGCTCGAGCGCCGATCTCGACGCCGCCACGGCGAGCATTGCCGACGAGCTGAACAACCAGTACGTGCTCGGCTACTCCTCGCCGACGCCCGGCGACGGGAAGTACCACAGCATCCGCGTGCGGGTGAAGCAGGAGGGGTATCGTGTCCGCGCGCGCAACGGCTACGTCGCCGTCCGTCGCGGCGTCAGCCCGCGCTGA
- the argG gene encoding argininosuccinate synthase, producing the protein MSTILQKLPAGQKVGIAFSGGLDTSAALHWMRAKGAIPYAYTANLGQPDEPDYDEIPRKAMQYGAEKARLIDCRAPLVAEGIAALQCGAFHISTAGVPYFNTTPIGRAVTGTMLVAAMREDDVNIWGDGSTFKGNDIERFYRYGLLANPSLKIYKPWLDQQFIDELGGRAEMSAYMTANGFGYKMSAEKAYSTDSNMLGATHEAKDLERLDTGITIVEPIMGAAFWRDDVAVKREAVAVRFDEGHPVALNGIEFRDAVQLLLEANRIGGRHGLGMSDQIENRIIEAKSRGIYEAPGLALLFIAYERLITGIHNEDTIEQYRDQGRRLGRLLYQGRWFDPQAMMLRETAQRWVARAVTGEVTIELRRGNDYSILNTVSPNLTYKPERLTMEKGASMFTPQDRIGQLTMRNLDITDTREKLFTYVKAGVLAPWTGTALPALSGVEGPHPPDPTTPDDE; encoded by the coding sequence GTGAGCACCATTCTTCAGAAGCTTCCTGCCGGACAGAAAGTCGGGATCGCATTCTCCGGCGGCCTGGACACCAGCGCCGCGCTGCACTGGATGCGGGCGAAGGGGGCCATCCCTTACGCCTACACCGCGAACCTGGGTCAGCCGGACGAACCCGACTACGACGAGATTCCCCGCAAAGCGATGCAGTACGGCGCCGAGAAGGCCCGGCTGATCGACTGCCGCGCGCCGCTGGTCGCCGAAGGGATCGCCGCGCTCCAGTGCGGCGCCTTCCACATCTCCACCGCCGGCGTGCCGTACTTCAACACCACGCCGATCGGGCGCGCCGTCACCGGCACGATGCTGGTCGCCGCGATGCGCGAGGACGACGTCAACATCTGGGGGGACGGCAGCACGTTCAAGGGGAACGACATCGAGCGGTTCTACCGCTACGGCCTGCTGGCCAATCCGTCGCTGAAGATCTACAAGCCGTGGCTCGACCAGCAGTTCATCGACGAGCTCGGCGGCCGGGCGGAGATGTCCGCCTACATGACCGCGAACGGCTTCGGCTACAAGATGAGCGCCGAAAAGGCCTACTCCACCGATTCGAACATGCTCGGGGCGACGCACGAGGCGAAGGATCTCGAGCGGCTCGATACCGGCATCACCATCGTCGAGCCGATCATGGGGGCCGCCTTCTGGCGCGACGACGTCGCCGTCAAGCGCGAGGCGGTGGCGGTGCGGTTCGACGAGGGGCATCCGGTGGCGCTGAACGGGATCGAGTTCCGCGATGCGGTGCAGCTGCTGCTGGAGGCGAACCGCATCGGCGGCCGCCACGGGCTGGGGATGAGCGATCAGATCGAGAACCGCATCATCGAGGCGAAGAGCCGCGGCATCTACGAGGCGCCCGGCCTGGCGCTGCTGTTCATCGCCTACGAGCGCCTGATCACCGGCATCCACAACGAAGACACCATCGAGCAGTATCGCGATCAGGGGCGCCGGCTCGGGCGGCTGCTCTATCAGGGCCGCTGGTTCGATCCGCAGGCGATGATGCTGCGCGAGACGGCGCAGCGCTGGGTGGCGCGCGCGGTGACCGGCGAGGTGACGATCGAGCTGCGCCGCGGCAACGACTACTCGATTCTGAACACGGTTTCGCCGAACCTCACCTACAAGCCCGAACGGCTGACGATGGAGAAGGGGGCGTCGATGTTCACGCCGCAGGATCGCATCGGGCAGCTGACGATGCGCAACCTGGACATCACCGACACGCGCGAGAAGCTCTTCACCTACGTGAAGGCCGGCGTCCTGGCCCCGTGGACGGGCACGGCGCTGCCGGCCCTGAGCGGCGTCGAAGGCCCGCACCCGCCCGACCCCACCACCCCGGACGACGAATAA
- a CDS encoding DEAD/DEAH box helicase, which produces MSFSRFHPFVQQWFRTALGEPTAAQSRGWDAIAAGRHTLIAAPTGSGKTLAAFLAAIDDLTREALGGALPDEVRVVYVSPLKALSTDIHKNLAEPLRGIQALAARAGSPPPAITAAVRTGDTTAAERAAMLRTAPHILVTTPESLYLLLTSDRSRTMLRTARTVIVDEIHAVIGTRRGAHLALSLERLQQAAGRPLLRVGLSATQKPIEDVARFLTGGAPCDIVDAGHRRAMDLRIELPRSPLEAVMAHEVWEEYYDRLAALIREHRTTLVFVNTRRMAERVARHLTDRLGADAVTAHHGSLARETRLDAEHRLKTGALSAIVATASLELGIDIGHVDLVCQIGSPQRIATLLQRVGRSGHTIGGTPKGRLFPTTRDDLVECAALLRAIRRGELDAIVPQDRALDVLAQQIVAECASREYAEDELFGLVRRAWPYRDLPRTDFDAVLKMTADGFSTRRGRRAALVHRDEVNGSVRGRRGSRLLALTSGGAIPEVADYRVVLDPGETFVGTLNEDFAIESHAGDIFQLGNASWRILQVAGGTVRVADAHGMPPTIPFWLGEAPARSDELSRAVSDLRGDVDRHLASGADDPLCGLDELRDEAMAVEQVRAYLAEARRVLGVLPTQETLVLERFFDESGGMQLVLHAPFGSRINKAWALALRKRFCRQFNFELQAAATEDALMLSLGPLHSFPLSDVFRYLHPETTRDVLVQAFLDAPVFETRWRWNATLSLAVPRRRGSRKVAPQVQRMLAEDLLASVFPDAAACLENIPGDRQIPDHPLVTQAVRDCLEEAMDFAGLRAVLTRIHAGDLRLVARDTPQPSVLAYEILDARPYAFLDDAPLEERRSHAVQTRRGAQTADDLGALDPAAIARVREEERPDPRDADELHDALMTAGVLTAAEIGGRQDLVDALRGTRRASMTRLGLVAAERSPELRAVHPDLRFEPDVAPPPSRARVWSREEALVELFRGRLTVTGPATAEALARGLEVSPRDADLALLTLEGEGVILRGHFTPGADRRALEWCDRALLARIHRYTVSRLRAEIEPVSPADFMRFLFKWQHVDPADRLTGLDGLREAVAMLDGCELPAAAWERSILPARVDGFDGAMLDMLCLAGEAAWCRLSPPAAEITDPPRLGPATPVAIFLREHADAWLALRESAAAREARLDDNARRVLDRLRERGASFYGDLRQGTGLDDDAARSAVGSLVAAGLAASDGFSGLRALLWSAQGRPVTLDRRASFAGRWSAIPTGVSAAAYDAAVETQAWTLLRRYGVLFRRLLAREAAAAPWRDLARVCRRLEARGEIRGGRFVSGMSGEQFALPRAVERLREVRRTPPAGRSLTISAADPLNLAGIVTAGERIRAAGRATIVYRDGVLQPSAELAPMGIGYAVSSAEEANSR; this is translated from the coding sequence ATGTCCTTCTCCCGCTTTCATCCGTTCGTGCAGCAGTGGTTCCGGACCGCCCTCGGCGAGCCGACGGCGGCGCAGTCGCGCGGCTGGGATGCCATCGCCGCCGGACGGCACACGCTCATTGCGGCGCCGACCGGGTCGGGCAAGACGCTCGCCGCCTTCCTCGCCGCCATCGACGACCTGACGCGCGAGGCGCTCGGCGGCGCGCTCCCCGACGAAGTCCGCGTCGTCTACGTGTCGCCACTGAAGGCGCTCAGCACCGACATCCACAAGAACCTCGCCGAGCCGCTGCGCGGCATCCAGGCACTGGCCGCGCGCGCCGGATCCCCGCCCCCCGCCATCACTGCGGCAGTGCGGACCGGCGACACCACCGCGGCGGAGCGCGCCGCCATGCTCCGGACGGCGCCGCACATCCTCGTCACCACACCGGAGTCGCTGTATCTGCTGCTGACGTCGGACCGCAGCCGCACGATGCTGCGGACGGCGAGGACGGTGATCGTCGACGAGATTCACGCGGTGATCGGCACGCGGCGCGGCGCGCACCTCGCCCTCTCGCTCGAACGCCTGCAGCAGGCCGCCGGGCGGCCGCTGCTCCGCGTCGGACTGTCGGCGACGCAGAAGCCGATCGAGGACGTCGCGCGGTTCCTGACCGGCGGCGCCCCGTGTGACATCGTGGACGCCGGCCATCGCCGCGCGATGGACCTGCGCATCGAGCTGCCGCGATCGCCGCTCGAAGCGGTGATGGCGCACGAGGTGTGGGAGGAGTACTACGATCGGCTCGCGGCGCTGATCCGCGAGCATCGCACGACGCTCGTCTTCGTCAACACGCGCCGGATGGCGGAGCGCGTCGCTCGCCACCTCACGGACCGGCTCGGCGCCGACGCCGTCACCGCGCATCACGGCAGCCTCGCCAGGGAGACCCGCCTCGACGCGGAGCACCGCTTGAAGACGGGGGCGCTCTCCGCGATCGTCGCGACGGCGTCGCTGGAGCTCGGCATCGACATCGGGCATGTCGACCTCGTCTGCCAGATCGGTTCGCCGCAGCGCATCGCCACGCTGCTGCAGCGCGTCGGCCGTTCCGGCCATACCATCGGCGGCACGCCAAAGGGACGGCTGTTCCCGACGACGCGCGACGACCTCGTCGAATGCGCCGCGCTGCTGCGCGCGATCCGGCGCGGCGAGCTGGACGCGATCGTGCCGCAGGATCGGGCGCTCGACGTGCTCGCCCAGCAGATCGTCGCCGAGTGCGCCAGCCGCGAGTATGCCGAGGACGAGCTGTTCGGGCTGGTGCGCCGGGCGTGGCCGTACCGAGACCTGCCGCGCACCGACTTCGACGCCGTGCTGAAGATGACGGCGGACGGATTCTCCACCCGGCGAGGGCGCCGCGCCGCGCTGGTGCACCGCGACGAGGTCAACGGCAGCGTCCGCGGCCGCCGCGGCTCGCGCCTGCTCGCGCTCACCTCCGGCGGCGCCATCCCCGAAGTGGCCGACTACCGCGTCGTCCTCGATCCCGGCGAGACGTTCGTCGGCACGCTGAACGAGGACTTCGCCATCGAGTCGCATGCCGGCGACATCTTCCAGCTGGGCAACGCCTCGTGGCGCATCCTGCAGGTCGCCGGCGGGACGGTCCGGGTCGCGGACGCGCACGGCATGCCGCCGACCATCCCGTTCTGGCTCGGCGAAGCGCCGGCGCGGAGCGACGAGCTGTCGCGCGCGGTGAGCGACCTGCGCGGCGACGTCGACCGGCACCTCGCGTCAGGCGCGGACGATCCGCTCTGCGGGCTGGACGAGTTGCGCGACGAGGCGATGGCCGTCGAGCAGGTGCGCGCCTACCTCGCCGAAGCGCGCCGCGTGCTCGGCGTGCTGCCGACGCAGGAGACGCTCGTCCTCGAGCGGTTCTTCGACGAGTCGGGCGGCATGCAGCTGGTGCTGCACGCCCCCTTCGGCAGCCGGATCAACAAGGCCTGGGCGCTCGCGCTGCGGAAGCGGTTCTGCCGCCAGTTCAACTTCGAGCTGCAGGCGGCGGCGACCGAAGACGCGCTGATGCTCTCGCTCGGACCGCTGCACTCGTTCCCGCTGTCGGACGTGTTCCGCTACCTGCATCCCGAGACGACGCGCGACGTGCTGGTCCAGGCGTTCCTCGACGCGCCGGTCTTCGAGACGCGCTGGCGCTGGAACGCGACGCTGTCGCTGGCGGTGCCGCGGCGCCGCGGGTCCCGCAAGGTGGCGCCGCAGGTGCAGCGCATGCTCGCCGAGGATCTGCTCGCGTCGGTCTTCCCGGACGCCGCCGCATGCCTCGAGAACATTCCAGGCGATCGCCAGATTCCGGATCATCCGCTGGTGACCCAGGCGGTGCGCGACTGCCTGGAAGAGGCGATGGACTTCGCAGGGCTGCGCGCCGTCCTGACCCGGATCCACGCCGGGGATCTCCGGCTCGTCGCGCGTGACACTCCGCAGCCGTCCGTGCTCGCCTACGAGATCCTCGACGCGCGTCCTTACGCGTTCCTGGACGATGCGCCGCTCGAGGAACGCCGCAGCCACGCCGTTCAGACCAGGCGCGGCGCGCAGACGGCCGACGATCTCGGCGCGCTCGATCCCGCGGCGATCGCGCGGGTGAGGGAAGAAGAGCGGCCGGATCCGCGCGACGCGGACGAGCTGCACGACGCCCTGATGACGGCGGGCGTCCTCACCGCGGCGGAGATCGGCGGACGCCAGGACCTCGTCGACGCGCTCCGGGGCACGCGTCGCGCGTCGATGACGCGCCTCGGCCTGGTGGCCGCCGAGCGATCGCCGGAACTGCGCGCCGTCCATCCGGACCTGCGGTTCGAGCCGGACGTGGCGCCGCCGCCGTCGCGCGCCCGCGTCTGGAGCCGCGAAGAAGCGCTCGTCGAGCTGTTTCGCGGACGCCTCACGGTCACCGGGCCGGCGACCGCCGAGGCGCTGGCGCGTGGGCTCGAGGTCTCACCGCGCGATGCAGACCTCGCGCTGCTGACGCTCGAAGGGGAGGGCGTGATTCTCCGCGGCCACTTCACGCCGGGCGCGGACCGGCGCGCTCTGGAATGGTGCGACCGCGCGCTGCTCGCGCGCATCCATCGCTATACCGTGTCGCGGCTGCGCGCCGAAATCGAGCCGGTCAGCCCCGCCGATTTCATGCGGTTCCTGTTCAAGTGGCAGCACGTCGATCCGGCGGACCGACTGACCGGACTCGACGGCCTGCGCGAAGCGGTCGCGATGCTCGACGGCTGCGAGCTGCCCGCCGCCGCGTGGGAGCGATCCATCCTGCCGGCGCGCGTCGACGGCTTCGACGGCGCGATGCTCGACATGCTCTGCCTCGCCGGCGAAGCCGCGTGGTGCCGCCTGTCGCCGCCGGCGGCCGAGATCACGGATCCGCCGCGCCTCGGTCCCGCGACGCCGGTCGCGATCTTCCTGCGCGAGCATGCGGATGCGTGGCTGGCCCTGCGCGAGTCCGCCGCCGCCCGCGAGGCCCGGCTCGACGACAATGCGCGACGCGTGCTCGATCGGCTGCGCGAGCGCGGCGCGTCGTTCTACGGCGACCTGCGCCAGGGCACCGGGCTGGACGACGACGCGGCGCGGAGCGCGGTGGGATCGCTGGTCGCAGCCGGTCTCGCGGCGTCGGACGGATTCTCCGGGCTGCGCGCGCTCCTCTGGAGCGCGCAGGGGCGTCCGGTCACCCTCGATCGCCGCGCCAGCTTCGCCGGCCGCTGGAGCGCGATCCCGACCGGTGTCTCCGCGGCTGCGTACGACGCCGCCGTCGAGACGCAGGCCTGGACGCTGCTCCGCCGCTACGGGGTGCTGTTCCGCCGGCTCCTCGCCCGCGAAGCCGCGGCGGCGCCGTGGCGCGATCTCGCGCGCGTCTGCCGCCGCCTCGAGGCGCGCGGCGAGATCCGCGGCGGCCGCTTCGTCTCGGGCATGTCGGGCGAGCAATTCGCGCTGCCGCGCGCGGTCGAACGGCTGCGCGAAGTGCGCCGCACGCCGCCGGCGGGCCGCTCGCTGACGATCAGCGCCGCCGACCCGCTCAACCTCGCCGGGATCGTCACCGCGGGCGAGCGCATCCGCGCCGCGGGACGCGCGACGATCGTCTACCGGGACGGCGTGCTGCAGCCCTCGGCTGAGCTCGCGCCGATGGGCATCGGGTATGCAGTTTCATCGGCCGAGGAGGCAAACAGCCGATGA
- a CDS encoding CBS domain-containing protein, whose product MKVKEIMTAVPAVCGPDTPLEEVARTMVGRDCGAIPVVGRSDDRVAGIITDRDIVVRAVAEGRNPLTLTASACMTSPVFTIGEDASLDDCTDLMESKKVRRVPVVSANGALVGIVAQADVARHASRKDAGELVRDVSAPGR is encoded by the coding sequence ATGAAAGTGAAGGAAATCATGACGGCCGTTCCCGCGGTGTGCGGTCCCGATACGCCGCTCGAGGAAGTGGCGCGGACGATGGTCGGCCGCGACTGCGGCGCCATCCCGGTGGTCGGCCGCAGCGACGACCGCGTCGCCGGCATCATCACCGATCGCGACATCGTCGTCCGCGCGGTGGCGGAGGGGCGCAATCCGCTGACGCTGACCGCGTCGGCGTGCATGACCTCGCCGGTGTTCACGATCGGAGAGGATGCGAGCCTGGACGACTGCACCGACCTCATGGAGTCGAAGAAGGTGCGCCGCGTGCCGGTGGTCTCGGCGAACGGCGCGCTGGTCGGCATCGTCGCGCAGGCGGACGTGGCGCGGCACGCGTCGCGCAAGGATGCGGGCGAGCTGGTGCGCGACGTCTCCGCGCCGGGGCGCTAG
- a CDS encoding helix-hairpin-helix domain-containing protein, which yields MKKLLAVWMLVAAAAVGLAAQVAPSLGVKDANSISEAELAAIPGVTPAIAKAIAAKRPFASITELNALLLAQGLTAEQAMAVYTKAFVHINLNTATPEEILLVPGAGRRMVREFAEYRPWRSWAQFDKEIGKYVGGAENARKLAQYTFIPMNANTASDADLLTVPGANQAWADKLKKGRPYKSAADLEKALGRGQARFFVVE from the coding sequence ATGAAGAAGCTTCTTGCTGTGTGGATGCTGGTCGCGGCCGCGGCGGTTGGCCTCGCGGCGCAGGTCGCCCCCTCGCTCGGCGTGAAGGACGCGAATTCGATCAGCGAAGCGGAGCTCGCGGCGATTCCAGGCGTCACGCCGGCGATCGCCAAGGCGATCGCGGCGAAGCGGCCCTTCGCCAGCATCACCGAGCTGAATGCGCTGCTGCTCGCGCAGGGGCTGACGGCCGAACAGGCGATGGCGGTGTACACGAAAGCGTTCGTGCACATCAATCTCAACACCGCGACGCCGGAGGAGATTCTTCTCGTCCCCGGCGCGGGACGGCGCATGGTGCGTGAGTTCGCCGAGTACCGCCCCTGGCGCTCCTGGGCGCAGTTCGACAAGGAGATCGGCAAGTACGTCGGCGGCGCCGAGAACGCGCGCAAGCTCGCGCAGTACACCTTCATCCCGATGAACGCCAACACCGCGAGCGATGCCGATCTGCTGACGGTCCCGGGCGCGAATCAGGCGTGGGCCGACAAGCTGAAGAAGGGGCGGCCCTACAAGTCCGCCGCCGACCTCGAAAAGGCGCTGGGCCGCGGTCAGGCGCGGTTCTTCGTCGTGGAGTGA
- a CDS encoding NAD(P)-binding domain-containing protein yields MADAVGFIGLGVMGRPMAHNLLKRGFPLVVHSRSPAPVDELVEAGAARAGSPADVARRATRIITMLPDSPDVELVLEGPNGILSAVQPGTILIDSSSISPAVARRLAGTAAERGAVMLDAPVSGGEIGAIAGTLSIMVGGDPDAFQLVRPILEAMGNPERIVRIGDAGAGQICKVCNQMVIGGTLAAVSEAFALAQNAGVDAAKVREALLGGFAASRVLDVHGERILTHNYKPGFRAQLYAKDYRVAAETLAATATPAPIAAAVHQLVTALIASGRGGDDYSALATIIFALAGRPPSSSS; encoded by the coding sequence ATGGCGGACGCCGTCGGATTCATCGGCCTGGGCGTCATGGGCAGACCCATGGCGCACAACCTGCTCAAACGCGGATTCCCGCTGGTGGTGCACAGCCGCAGTCCGGCGCCGGTCGACGAACTGGTCGAGGCGGGCGCCGCGCGGGCCGGCTCGCCGGCGGATGTCGCACGGCGCGCCACGCGCATCATCACGATGCTGCCCGACTCGCCCGACGTGGAGCTCGTGCTCGAAGGCCCGAACGGGATTCTCTCGGCCGTGCAGCCGGGCACGATCCTCATCGACAGCAGCAGCATCTCCCCCGCCGTGGCGCGGCGGCTCGCCGGGACGGCGGCCGAGCGCGGCGCGGTGATGCTGGATGCGCCGGTCAGCGGCGGAGAGATCGGCGCGATCGCCGGCACGCTGTCGATCATGGTCGGCGGCGACCCGGACGCCTTCCAGCTGGTGCGGCCGATTCTCGAAGCCATGGGCAACCCCGAGCGCATCGTCCGCATCGGCGACGCGGGCGCCGGGCAGATCTGCAAGGTGTGCAATCAGATGGTGATCGGCGGCACGCTCGCCGCCGTCAGCGAAGCGTTCGCGCTGGCGCAGAACGCCGGCGTCGACGCGGCGAAAGTGCGGGAGGCGCTGCTCGGCGGCTTCGCCGCCAGCCGCGTGCTGGACGTGCACGGCGAGCGCATCCTGACGCACAACTACAAGCCCGGGTTCCGCGCGCAGCTGTACGCGAAGGACTACCGCGTCGCGGCGGAGACGCTGGCCGCCACCGCCACTCCCGCCCCGATCGCGGCCGCGGTGCATCAACTCGTCACGGCGTTGATCGCGTCCGGACGCGGCGGGGACGACTACTCGGCGCTGGCGACGATCATCTTTGCGCTGGCGGGCCGCCCCCCTTCTTCTTCTTCTTGA